The following are encoded in a window of Caldicellulosiruptor danielii genomic DNA:
- a CDS encoding type II toxin-antitoxin system PemK/MazF family toxin: MSAKRGEIWLVDLNPTRGHEQSGIRPAVIVSVDEFNSCPADLVVVVPITSKNKNIPLHAEIQPENSGLAKVSFAKPEEIRSISKERLVKKIGELPNEKLKELEEKITILLGL, translated from the coding sequence ATGAGTGCAAAAAGGGGAGAAATATGGCTTGTAGATTTAAATCCAACACGGGGGCATGAACAGAGCGGCATTCGACCAGCGGTAATAGTTTCAGTTGATGAATTCAATTCATGCCCTGCTGATTTGGTGGTTGTTGTGCCAATCACAAGCAAGAACAAAAATATACCCCTGCATGCAGAAATACAGCCTGAAAACAGTGGACTTGCTAAAGTATCATTTGCAAAACCGGAAGAAATACGGTCAATTTCAAAAGAAAGACTTGTAAAGAAGATTGGAGAACTACCAAATGAAAAATTAAAAGAACTGGAAGAGAAAATAACGATTCTACTGGGATTGTAG
- a CDS encoding DUF4258 domain-containing protein produces the protein MGLTMNEIRKLVKERKIKWQNHMIQRMRERNITRTDVLECIQNGEIIEEYEKDYPYPSCLILGRAKNGNALHVVCAVGEGWLWLKTAYHPFEDEWCDDFKTRRKKI, from the coding sequence ATGGGATTGACCATGAACGAGATAAGAAAACTTGTTAAAGAAAGGAAAATAAAATGGCAAAATCATATGATACAAAGAATGAGAGAACGTAACATAACAAGAACAGATGTATTGGAATGTATACAAAATGGAGAAATTATAGAAGAGTATGAGAAAGATTATCCTTATCCAAGCTGCTTAATATTAGGAAGAGCAAAAAATGGGAATGCGCTGCATGTTGTCTGCGCTGTTGGGGAAGGATGGTTATGGCTTAAAACTGCTTATCATCCTTTTGAAGACGAATGGTGTGACGATTTCAAAACAAGGAGGAAGAAAATATGA
- a CDS encoding type II toxin-antitoxin system MqsA family antitoxin, with translation MKCSLCGANMVEGKIKHIVDLGKQTIIIKDVPALVCHQCGASFLDDKVVEKLEKVVDELSKSKTEIVIANYSEIAA, from the coding sequence ATGAAATGTTCATTATGCGGTGCAAATATGGTGGAAGGCAAAATTAAACATATCGTAGATTTAGGAAAACAAACAATTATTATTAAGGATGTCCCTGCCCTTGTATGCCATCAATGCGGAGCGTCATTTCTTGATGACAAAGTTGTTGAAAAACTTGAAAAGGTAGTAGATGAACTATCAAAAAGTAAGACTGAAATTGTTATTGCAAATTATTCAGAAATAGCTGCATAA
- the csx1 gene encoding CRISPR-associated CARF protein Csx1 yields the protein MKIVYQIGRFDNPKSAQKEFFITRFKDETAGFSKVSELSSFVLRDFLRQQGHEAKAVLIYPVSIVLNERLKEYVEDEALKEELKSICENPAEYLKSPFDIINRLELEKQRDEALVIHSLGTYLNNIELDGSYDDIVLEILFDMIEKYMDEGVDEIYLDISSGHNIYISAMIEASRHFAVLTRLMHWIHEEKRPKIYLTFSDPIIGSTAKSFEIHIQPQSYTAFFSSPISKKEACDHNFSFLRNIYQEPQNDQKGNNKVLQKQQIRQKRKSLKEKIEMFTILFSAIKNNAPLYLYYHPYHSIDEIKNELKNLIGHAKEQLLKDFKTSPKLDKKAYLDAILSLCFYMGIVEVLERYNITMFCQETGFDLESLGRTFAEIYTIFGVPMNWTMLGNEISNDTEKIQELGEIQQWTRLRKIIDPTKPIADEPDKRNFFAHSGLEGNVTEVRYDGQKVYVRYIQVLPQGVIDCWLKERV from the coding sequence GTGAAGATTGTTTACCAGATTGGACGGTTTGACAATCCAAAGTCAGCACAGAAAGAGTTTTTCATAACCAGATTCAAAGATGAGACTGCAGGCTTTTCAAAAGTTTCAGAGCTTTCCAGCTTTGTTTTAAGAGATTTTTTAAGACAGCAAGGGCATGAGGCGAAAGCAGTTTTGATTTATCCTGTCAGCATTGTTTTGAACGAAAGACTCAAAGAGTACGTAGAGGATGAGGCTTTGAAAGAAGAGCTCAAAAGCATCTGCGAAAATCCTGCAGAATACCTTAAATCCCCTTTTGACATAATAAACAGGCTTGAGCTTGAAAAGCAAAGAGATGAAGCTCTTGTGATTCATTCTCTTGGGACATATCTAAACAACATAGAACTTGATGGCAGCTATGATGATATAGTTCTTGAGATTTTGTTTGACATGATAGAAAAGTACATGGATGAAGGGGTTGATGAGATTTATCTTGACATCTCAAGCGGGCACAACATATATATCTCAGCGATGATAGAAGCATCAAGGCATTTTGCTGTTTTAACGAGGCTTATGCACTGGATTCATGAAGAAAAGCGCCCAAAGATATACCTTACATTTTCAGACCCTATTATAGGCAGCACGGCAAAATCTTTTGAAATACATATTCAGCCGCAAAGTTATACAGCCTTTTTCTCATCCCCAATCAGCAAAAAAGAAGCCTGCGACCACAACTTTTCGTTTTTGAGAAATATCTATCAAGAACCGCAGAATGACCAGAAAGGCAACAACAAGGTTTTGCAAAAACAGCAGATACGACAGAAAAGGAAGTCTTTGAAAGAAAAGATAGAAATGTTTACCATTTTATTTTCAGCAATCAAAAACAACGCTCCGCTGTACTTGTACTACCATCCATACCATTCGATAGATGAGATTAAAAATGAACTTAAAAATCTCATTGGTCATGCAAAGGAACAGCTTTTGAAAGACTTTAAAACCTCTCCAAAGCTTGACAAAAAAGCATACTTGGATGCAATTTTGAGCCTTTGTTTTTACATGGGTATTGTTGAGGTTTTGGAGAGGTACAACATTACAATGTTTTGCCAAGAAACTGGTTTTGATTTAGAAAGCCTTGGAAGGACTTTTGCAGAGATTTATACAATATTTGGTGTTCCAATGAACTGGACAATGCTTGGAAATGAGATTTCGAACGATACTGAAAAAATACAAGAACTCGGCGAAATACAGCAGTGGACAAGGCTGAGAAAGATTATCGACCCGACAAAGCCAATCGCAGATGAGCCTGACAAGAGAAATTTCTTTGCACATTCAGGGCTTGAAGGGAATGTTACAGAAGTAAGGTACGATGGTCAAAAAGTGTATGTAAGATATATTCAGGTGCTTCCACAGGGCGTGATAGATTGCTGGCTGAAAGAAAGAGTGTAA
- the csx20 gene encoding CRISPR-associated protein Csx20 — protein MNRMFLIFNHTLTKEQEKEARDVLEVEEIISLPQDLQNFWSNIPPDVDLNEEMFEPIVSFLSENKSQNLNYCLIQGDFGATVYLVSWCFKNGFIPIYATTKRTAQEVVKPDGSVELIKVFKHERFRRYILCS, from the coding sequence TTGAATAGGATGTTTTTGATATTTAACCACACTCTCACGAAAGAGCAGGAAAAAGAAGCAAGAGATGTACTTGAAGTTGAGGAGATAATTTCACTTCCTCAGGACCTTCAGAATTTTTGGAGCAATATACCGCCGGATGTTGATTTAAATGAGGAGATGTTCGAGCCCATTGTTTCATTCTTAAGTGAAAACAAAAGCCAAAACCTCAACTACTGCCTTATTCAAGGCGATTTTGGGGCAACTGTATATCTTGTCAGTTGGTGTTTTAAAAACGGATTTATTCCCATTTACGCAACAACAAAAAGAACAGCTCAAGAAGTTGTAAAGCCAGACGGTTCTGTTGAACTTATAAAGGTCTTCAAGCATGAGAGGTTTAGAAGATATATCCTTTGCAGCTAA